Within the Longimicrobium sp. genome, the region AGTTGCGGAACCGGGAACAACATAAACAGGTGCAGCGGAACCTTACAAGTCCCGGTCAATGATACAGCCCTTATCCGACAAGGCGCGCAGATCGCGATCGATCGCGTCTACTCCGATGCATTCGCGAGTGAGGTAGAACGGTTCATGGTAGCGAACCGGGCGTCCATTGGATCACACCCAGATTGGGTGAATCTCACTCCTGCGGGAGTCGTGTCTAATCTCCGGTCCAAAATGGATGAAGCTCGGCTTGGAACCCATGACGGCCCGGGCGCATGGTACTACCATTACATACATGATAGTCTTGCGCTGGAGTCAACGGAAACTCTGCCAGCGAGAATAAATCGCTGGGGCATTCCTGGACGTAGTGCTGCATCAATCGCAAACACAATCGTACATGAGGCAGCTCATGCCGCTGATCTGACTCACAACGACGATCACGTGGCCTGTGCTCCTCCATATGTGTTAGGCGAGATCATTCAGCGCCTCGATAACGATACTCCGACCAACATGGTCTCGCATTGCCGCTGGTTTTGACGAGGCAGCGTAAGACCGCCCCCCCATGATTGTCGGTCTGCAGTGCCGTAGTGGAGGAACAACGATCTTTTCACACCAATATGAGGATACAACACGCTATGACAAACAAAATCATTATAACTATCGCCTTTGCCGTCTTCGGGACCGCTCCCGCTGTTGCTCAATCGGTTACATTGGACCCGCAAGGAGTTCCGGCCCAAGCCCGTGTTGGTGAACGGACTTTTCTTCCGTTTGTTGTAAGAGGGGACGAGAATGTCCAACAACTTCAATTGACAATCTCTCCGAATCCGGGGGGAGCCGTAGTCAATCATGAGCAAGCGGTTGTGGTCTGGACTCCTCAGCGTCGCCACGAGAACCAACGAGTCACATTCTCTTTACAGGTTAGAGACCGTACAACGGGTACTCTAGATGAAGAGACTTACATCGTCGATGTGGCGACTGCTGACCACCCTCCCAAGCTCGTAAAAGCGGGTGATCGCAGTGTAACGATCGGTGAGGAGATTCAGATTATACCATCAGCTACGGATCCCGACGGCGATGCACTCGGATACTCTATCCATTTTGATGGGGCGCCACCACTGGGCCACTCGTGGAACGGAAATGCTTTTCGATGGACACCTACGACAGCCAATACAAGTTCGAACGCGACCTATTCGCTTCGCTTTCGCGCCTCAGATGACCGTAGGTATATGGCCGAGGACTCAGTCAGGCTGTTCGTTGGACAGGTTCAGTTACCCGCAGCGTTCCTTCTCAAAGAAGAACGTGGCGATGCGTGGGAAGGCAGTGTGTATACTGTCACTCTTCCAGCTCGTGATCCAAACAACGATTCTCTTCGATTTGACGTCCTAACCGCGTTACCTGGAAGCGGAAACATTGGCGCGACCACCGGTCTGATTCAGTGGACTCCGCCGCGAGATTTCGTATCTGCACCAGGTGGAACGCGTGTTCATGCTGTCATGGCAACTGTCGCGGACCCGTATCAAGATGTTCCTGATCGAATGACATTGCTGATCACGGTGCATGATGTGCCAGAACCTCTCTCGGGGTACAATGAATTTCGGCGAATTCTGGAATCGGATGTGAGATATCTTACGACTGAGGCCGCGACGTGGGATCAAGTCGCGCAACGACGTTCAAAATCGAAAGGCGCATGGGCTCTAGGAGCGGCTTTGTTTGCCTTTTCGGCGACTGGTGGTCAAGCCCTCAGTGCTGAAGACACAAGGCGGTGGGTATCCGGCGCGGGCGGGTTTGTAGCTGGAGTGTTTGGCATTGTATCGGAGCGTGCACCTGCGCCTGCAGACGCTTCGGCCAGGGCGGCGGCGGCTCGCATGGGGCAATCGAGGTTGTTTACCGTTCTGACAGTGCTACCAGCCACTCCGTCGGCTGCGGAACTTGTCTCGCCGGCTCTCCGAGCAGCTTTCGAGAACGCGAAACAGGTCAGGAACCAAGTTGCTCAAGAACTTGCGCAGATCGGCATCAGTCTGCCTTTTGAGGCTCAGCGGGAAATCGAACAACCCCGTAGACCTTAGTATTATTATTACCCGAGCGCTTGTAGCTTACTCGATGGACATTCGCTTTCGAAAGCATCGAGAGCGTCGACCGCTCCCGCACGCAAGTAATCAGCGCCTTGAGTGCTGACAGTATCATCGGGTGTCGGCCAAGTCGGGCCAGTCGTAGCGGCGGCTGGATCGCTGACATGACCCGAAGTCAGGATGAGGATGCTCTGCAGGTCGGTGCGCCTTAGGCATCGTCGCTACGGTCGGTGGCGCGAGCGCCGGCCCGTCTGCGGTGCGGCGAGCCGGCGCGGACGTATGCGATGCAGGTGCCCGTGGTTCACTTGTCCGTCGGCCTAACAGCTGTCGGGCCGTCGCGGAGTTCCCGGAGCAACTTCGCGCCTCCCGTGGACTCTTCGCTCACCGCGAAGCGCCAGGCGGTACCTTCACGGCACTCCACGCGCCCCCGCCGGCGACCGTCCCGCTCATCCCGTCGCCGGTGACCCGGCCGGAGTAGCGGCGGGTCACCGGCCTCCCGTTTACCCCGTTCCGTCAGGGTGAAGTCGATCCGCTCCCCCACCAGCCGTCCGCTCACTCCCCCCGGCCCGGTGAAGCGTTGGAAGCGCTGCCTAAGCTGCAGCACAACCCGGCATCCCTCCGGGGTGGTGAGCGTCCATCGCCCCGCCACCTGAGCCGGGATGGTCCAGGCGTACACCATCGCCCGGCCGGTGCGCTGGTTCACCCTCACCTGCACGGCGGTGGCCGGCTCCCACGTGCCCATGGGAAGGCGTGGGACAGTTCGTCCGCCTCCCACTCTACCGTGAGCCAACAACTCAGGGTGAAGATGCTCTGCAGGTTGGTGCGCTTCGGCATCGATGATTCGCCGTGTACGCGTGCGCGACCGTCGGTTCGTCCGTAGGTTGTTGCAGAAGGCCGGGCGGGGCGAGCGGGTCTGTGTCCTGGTCGCCTCCACAGCTGTAGCTGGCTTCTGCGGGCATACATCTCCTCTACCGACTGCACACCGGATCGATGTTCGAGTACCACTGCTGGGCGGCGCTGCCCGATTTCGGGGACCGGGAAGCGGAGATGCTGCTGAGCGAGGAACTGAGGACCCGGATCGATGCTCTGGAGGACGGTGCGCGGGAGTCGTTCAACTTCACGAACCTCAATGCGCGGATGGTGGCCGCGTCGGGGCTGCGCAACCACAGCCAGCCCTTCGTTCTCGACATCTTCGAGTGGATTGCGGCGGAATGGCCCGGCAGCTACGGGCTGATGTACGTCGCCTCGGAGTTCCCCGACGAAGACGGAAAATGGCGGTGGCACGTCCTGAAGATCGGCGACTGCAAAACCGAGCACTTGGAAGACCGATACTTCGGGACGCGGTGAGGTGACCAGCACACAGCCCCCGCGTCCCTCTTTCTTTCCGTCCGGGTCCTTCGCGCGCCCCCTGCTTACCCGTCCGAATCCGCGATCGTGTAGCCGTGGGGCACGGAGAAGAGTGCGTCGTCCGGCTCGCCGGGCGTCACGGAAACGGCCGTGTAGGTGACGAGGGTGCCCTCCTCGTTCACCTCCACCATCAGCGGCAGCCCTTCGCGAATGTCGAACTGCAGCGGGAGGGCGGCGGGCTGCTGGTTGGCGCGGTCGTTCCACTCGAAGCCGTAGCGACTGGGGCGCACCTGGATGTGCTCGGCGACGCAGGCGCGGCCGGTGGCGCCGCGGCGCAGCATGAGGCTGCTCCGCACGGTATACATGCGGCAGGCCTGGCCGGCGTACGTCGCGGTCAGTTCCGTGCGCTCCAGCACGGCGGGCGCGAACATCTGCCCCATCATCTGGAGCACATCCGCCTCTTGGTCTTCGCGGTTCAGGCTCCGCAGCCGTACGGGCGTGGCGGTTCGCGACTCCGCGTCCAGGTGAAAGTATGCGCTGTCGGCCATGCGAGCCACGATGACGCCCT harbors:
- a CDS encoding Imm7 family immunity protein; this translates as MFEYHCWAALPDFGDREAEMLLSEELRTRIDALEDGARESFNFTNLNARMVAASGLRNHSQPFVLDIFEWIAAEWPGSYGLMYVASEFPDEDGKWRWHVLKIGDCKTEHLEDRYFGTR